Proteins from a single region of Flaviflexus salsibiostraticola:
- a CDS encoding cation transporting ATPase C-terminal domain-containing protein has product MSRFLGDGVNDALALHQADVGISVETAADVAKDAADVLLLDKDLGVLAEGITEGRRIFTNTIKYVLMGTSSNFGNMFSAAVASVVLPFMPMLPGQILLNNLLYDSSQLTIPSDRVDPEQLQSPSHWDIRFIRRFMLAFGPVSSAFDFATFALMMVIFNAAEAEFQAGWFIESLATQSLIIFAIRTRRIPFFRSRPSIGLSVSVVAIVALGAWLPYSPISGLLGFLPLPAPFFIALVLMVITYLGCVELIKHWFFRRLATPPPADEQRPRTRGRHHRVGRRTAKFTERTP; this is encoded by the coding sequence ATGAGCCGGTTTCTCGGCGACGGGGTGAATGACGCGCTCGCCCTGCACCAGGCCGATGTCGGCATCTCGGTTGAGACCGCCGCGGATGTCGCGAAGGACGCTGCCGACGTTCTGCTCCTCGACAAGGACCTGGGTGTGCTCGCCGAGGGCATCACCGAGGGCCGGCGCATCTTCACGAACACGATCAAGTACGTGCTCATGGGCACCTCGAGCAATTTCGGCAACATGTTCAGCGCCGCAGTGGCATCCGTCGTCCTGCCGTTTATGCCGATGCTCCCCGGGCAGATCCTTCTCAATAATCTGCTCTACGACAGCAGCCAGCTCACCATACCGAGCGACCGCGTCGATCCGGAGCAGCTCCAGTCACCCTCGCACTGGGATATCCGCTTCATCCGGCGGTTCATGCTCGCCTTCGGTCCGGTGAGCTCCGCATTCGACTTCGCCACCTTCGCCCTCATGATGGTCATCTTCAACGCGGCGGAGGCGGAGTTCCAGGCCGGGTGGTTCATCGAATCCCTCGCCACCCAGAGCCTCATCATCTTCGCCATTCGCACACGCCGCATCCCGTTCTTCCGAAGCCGACCGTCGATTGGGCTCTCAGTGTCCGTCGTCGCCATCGTCGCCCTCGGCGCGTGGCTCCCCTACTCACCCATATCGGGACTGCTGGGCTTCCTGCCGCTGCCGGCCCCGTTCTTCATCGCCCTCGTCCTCATGGTCATCACCTACCTGGGGTGCGTGGAGCTGATCAAACACTGGTTCTTCCGCAGGCTTGCGACTCCGCCACCAGCCGACGAGCAGCGACCGCGCACGCGCGGGAGGCACCATCGGGTGGGCCGGCGAACGGCTAAATTCACGGAGCGGACGCCCTGA
- a CDS encoding SAM-dependent methyltransferase, translated as MNRTPDEEQWDARYGSGGQVWSGSPNPLLVETAQELTPGVALEIGAGEGADAIWLAEQGWTVHAVDLSSVALTSAASHAEAAGVADRIEWMHRDVEAWIPPAATYDLVTVHFLHLPNERREKVFRSLGETVAPGGTLLIVGHHPSDLNAGVRRPSGEGLLFTPESVAELFDSSVWEPVACEARPRDATTQDGRPTTVHDSLFRASRMG; from the coding sequence ATGAATCGAACTCCCGATGAGGAGCAGTGGGATGCTCGCTACGGCTCAGGCGGACAGGTGTGGAGCGGCAGCCCCAACCCCCTCCTGGTTGAAACCGCACAGGAGCTCACGCCTGGCGTCGCCCTGGAGATCGGCGCCGGCGAGGGTGCTGACGCGATCTGGCTGGCCGAACAGGGGTGGACCGTCCACGCCGTCGACCTCTCGTCCGTCGCGCTCACGAGCGCAGCCTCTCACGCGGAGGCGGCGGGCGTTGCGGACCGGATCGAGTGGATGCACAGGGACGTCGAGGCGTGGATTCCGCCGGCCGCGACCTACGACCTCGTCACCGTCCACTTCCTCCATCTACCAAACGAACGGCGCGAGAAGGTCTTTCGCAGCCTCGGCGAGACTGTCGCCCCGGGTGGCACGCTGCTCATCGTCGGCCACCACCCCTCGGATCTGAACGCCGGGGTCAGGCGCCCCTCCGGAGAGGGTCTGCTCTTCACTCCCGAAAGCGTCGCCGAGCTGTTCGACTCATCTGTCTGGGAGCCGGTCGCCTGTGAGGCGCGTCCGCGCGACGCAACGACGCAGGACGGCCGCCCGACGACGGTGCATGACAGCCTCTTCCGCGCAAGCCGGATGGGATGA
- a CDS encoding nucleotidyl transferase AbiEii/AbiGii toxin family protein, translating into MGSTEPYATARSVEAAIKNAAKRAAKAEPSLSTSTLIQLEYFNRLLSRVFSEGDESDWVLKGGTGILARVPSSRSTRDIDLDRRGFNLDESLEDLRRLASIDLHDHFRFEYVSHEPTLATDTQLYMEGHRVTFNVFLGVAEKGVVNVDLVSGSAITDIVQTVVPKLALDLPRLDSRRYRLYPVVDQIADKVCATMAEYNGRPSSREKDLVDIVVFAVTQNVEGAALIRAIETERRRRNLMSFKRFVVPRVWGAGYVAQSRHVPHCADYSTIDLAAGLAARLIDPALTGEVQGMHWYAADQRWS; encoded by the coding sequence ATGGGCTCGACGGAACCGTACGCGACGGCTCGAAGCGTGGAAGCGGCGATCAAGAATGCGGCCAAGCGGGCAGCCAAGGCTGAGCCGTCGCTCAGTACGAGCACGCTCATACAGCTTGAGTACTTCAACCGACTGCTGAGCAGGGTCTTCTCTGAGGGAGATGAATCAGATTGGGTGCTCAAGGGTGGAACCGGCATTCTGGCAAGGGTCCCGTCATCCCGGTCCACGCGAGATATCGACCTCGACCGGCGGGGATTCAACCTAGACGAATCGTTGGAAGACCTCCGACGTCTTGCTTCGATCGATCTTCACGACCATTTCCGATTTGAATACGTGAGTCATGAGCCGACGCTCGCCACTGACACTCAGCTGTACATGGAGGGCCATCGGGTCACTTTCAACGTGTTCCTTGGCGTTGCAGAGAAAGGGGTTGTCAATGTAGACCTGGTTTCGGGCAGCGCGATCACCGACATAGTCCAAACTGTGGTCCCCAAGCTGGCACTGGACCTGCCCCGGTTGGACAGCAGGCGATACCGTCTCTATCCCGTCGTCGATCAGATCGCCGACAAAGTCTGCGCGACAATGGCCGAGTATAACGGCCGTCCTTCCAGCCGCGAGAAAGATCTTGTTGACATCGTTGTGTTTGCTGTCACGCAGAACGTCGAAGGCGCAGCGTTGATACGCGCGATTGAGACCGAACGTCGGCGCCGGAACTTGATGTCGTTCAAACGTTTCGTCGTTCCAAGAGTATGGGGAGCCGGCTACGTCGCGCAGAGCAGACACGTTCCGCACTGCGCGGACTACTCCACGATTGACCTGGCCGCAGGGCTGGCCGCCAGATTGATCGACCCTGCGCTTACCGGTGAGGTTCAAGGCATGCATTGGTATGCGGCGGATCAGCGGTGGAGCTGA
- a CDS encoding type IV toxin-antitoxin system AbiEi family antitoxin domain-containing protein — MKSMEALRVLEDIAAAQWGMVTTAQAGALGVPRLTLSRLVDSGHLERLANGVYRSSGAPSDRFEDLRAAWLSTDPGLRAEERLDSLSDGVVVAGTSAAWLHGVGDLWADRHEFVSSRRRQTQRAEIRYRRRQLDSGDITLVEGLPVMTLERMLADLLDDVREMSLVADALGAAAKKRPLDLRRMRVLFAPLAERNGFKRDDGTAVLEHLLVLAGLDLDSIAHRVSADRELSARVLDNHLRTAKASIDMATEMTQVFTQLKQEVSLGRVQGLQNALQSLVKIDEELRRSLADVYTAGLGEKVADALGDVDFADATHHWTKMFPALDARAARRRLSAEALEDRG; from the coding sequence ATGAAGTCGATGGAAGCACTGCGTGTACTTGAGGATATTGCGGCCGCGCAGTGGGGCATGGTGACGACAGCTCAAGCAGGTGCTCTGGGAGTCCCTCGCCTCACGCTCTCCAGGCTGGTTGATTCAGGGCACCTGGAGCGTCTTGCGAATGGTGTGTACAGGAGTTCTGGCGCGCCGAGTGATCGATTTGAGGATCTTCGCGCAGCGTGGCTCAGTACCGATCCGGGGCTCCGTGCTGAGGAGCGGCTGGACAGCCTGTCTGACGGCGTTGTTGTCGCGGGTACTTCAGCTGCGTGGCTCCACGGTGTTGGTGACCTGTGGGCCGATCGTCACGAGTTCGTGTCTTCGAGGCGCCGCCAGACGCAGCGTGCAGAGATTCGATATCGACGGCGCCAACTCGACTCCGGAGACATCACTCTCGTAGAAGGCCTGCCCGTGATGACGCTTGAGCGAATGCTGGCCGATCTGCTCGATGATGTCAGGGAGATGAGCCTTGTCGCCGATGCCCTCGGAGCTGCCGCAAAGAAGCGTCCCCTGGACCTTCGACGGATGCGTGTGCTTTTCGCTCCTCTTGCAGAACGCAACGGGTTCAAGCGTGATGATGGCACTGCGGTGCTCGAGCATCTTCTTGTGCTCGCGGGACTCGATCTGGATTCCATCGCCCACAGGGTCTCGGCGGACCGCGAGCTCAGTGCCAGAGTCCTGGATAACCACCTCAGGACGGCCAAAGCGTCCATCGACATGGCAACCGAAATGACGCAGGTGTTCACACAGCTGAAGCAGGAGGTTTCTCTTGGCCGCGTTCAGGGGCTCCAGAACGCACTTCAATCTCTGGTGAAGATAGACGAAGAATTGCGGCGCTCCCTGGCGGATGTCTACACTGCGGGACTCGGAGAGAAGGTTGCTGATGCGCTTGGGGACGTCGATTTCGCCGATGCTACACATCATTGGACAAAGATGTTCCCGGCGCTTGATGCCAGGGCAGCCCGGCGCCGACTCTCGGCGGAGGCGCTGGAGGATCGAGGGTAA
- the nrdF gene encoding class 1b ribonucleoside-diphosphate reductase subunit beta, with amino-acid sequence MADKLPLISSVQAINWNRIEDEKDEEVWDRLTANFWLPEKIPLSNDIQSWNTLTAQEQLMTTRVFTGLTLLDTVQGTVGAVSLIPDAVTPHEEAVYTNIAFMESVHAKSYSSIFSTLNTSEEIEETFRWSEENEHLQKKARIVLDYYRGDDPEKRKVASVMLESFLFYSGFYAPMYWSAHGKLTNTADLIRLIIRDEAVHGYYIGYKYQRAVSMMDQARQDELKEYTYDLLQDLYDNEEDYTESLYDDLGLTEDVKMFLRYNANKALMNLGYEGLFPSDQTAVNPAILAALSPGADENHDFFSGSGSSYVIGTAEATEDEDWDF; translated from the coding sequence GTGGCCGACAAGCTGCCCCTTATCTCGAGCGTCCAGGCGATCAACTGGAACAGGATCGAGGACGAGAAGGACGAAGAGGTATGGGATCGTCTGACCGCCAACTTCTGGCTTCCCGAGAAGATTCCGCTGTCGAATGACATCCAGTCGTGGAACACGCTGACTGCCCAGGAGCAGCTCATGACGACCCGTGTCTTCACGGGGCTCACGCTGCTCGACACGGTCCAGGGCACGGTCGGCGCTGTCTCCCTCATCCCCGACGCGGTCACGCCTCACGAGGAGGCCGTCTACACGAACATCGCGTTCATGGAGTCGGTCCACGCGAAGTCATACTCGTCGATCTTCTCGACGCTCAACACCTCCGAGGAGATCGAGGAGACCTTCCGCTGGTCGGAGGAGAACGAGCACCTTCAGAAGAAGGCCCGCATCGTCCTCGACTACTACCGCGGGGATGATCCGGAGAAGCGCAAGGTCGCCTCCGTCATGCTCGAGTCCTTCCTCTTCTACTCGGGCTTCTACGCGCCGATGTACTGGTCCGCGCACGGCAAGCTGACCAATACCGCCGACCTCATTCGCCTCATCATCCGCGACGAGGCCGTCCATGGCTACTACATCGGCTACAAGTACCAGCGGGCCGTGAGCATGATGGACCAGGCGCGTCAGGATGAACTGAAGGAGTACACGTACGACCTTCTGCAGGACCTCTACGACAACGAAGAGGACTACACCGAGTCGCTCTACGACGATCTCGGGCTGACCGAGGACGTCAAGATGTTCCTCCGGTACAACGCGAACAAGGCGCTCATGAACCTCGGCTACGAGGGCCTGTTCCCGTCCGACCAGACGGCGGTCAACCCCGCCATCCTCGCCGCCCTCTCCCCGGGGGCGGACGAGAACCACGACTTCTTCTCCGGCTCAGGATCCTCCTACGTGATCGGCACCGCCGAGGCGACGGAGGACGAGGACTGGGACTTCTGA
- a CDS encoding polyketide cyclase: protein MNENQITVSRIIDHSAKEIFDSLSLPARHPRFDGSGMVRSSDNTERIQQVGDVFVMNMVGRSGDEYQTHNHVTAFDEGKMVGWKPALAEAPDRVGGWEWLYTLKPLDAHSTDVTLTYSWDGVTDRELASQLPVVSEDELEQSLNLIASTVN, encoded by the coding sequence ATGAATGAGAACCAGATCACCGTATCCAGGATCATCGACCACTCGGCCAAGGAGATCTTCGACAGCCTGTCCCTGCCGGCCAGGCATCCTCGCTTCGACGGGTCGGGCATGGTCCGCTCGTCCGACAACACCGAGCGCATCCAGCAGGTCGGCGACGTGTTCGTCATGAACATGGTCGGCCGCAGCGGCGACGAGTACCAGACCCACAATCACGTGACGGCGTTCGACGAGGGGAAGATGGTGGGATGGAAGCCCGCCCTCGCCGAGGCGCCCGACCGGGTCGGCGGGTGGGAGTGGCTCTACACCCTCAAGCCGCTCGACGCCCACTCGACCGACGTCACGCTCACCTACTCGTGGGACGGCGTGACCGACAGGGAGCTGGCGAGCCAGCTTCCTGTGGTCTCAGAGGACGAGCTCGAGCAGTCCCTCAACCTCATCGCCTCCACCGTCAACTGA
- a CDS encoding ABC transporter permease subunit has translation MSTAVHQPTFARLVRSELRKLTSLRSTWIISGLAIAFYLLISFFVAQAVESMIEYMSSTELAVFTSSYMVTSLFQIALLFGIAFGTMTMTAEYSHNTIQISLLSSRSRMAFYAAKILVLAGFWAIVSAIALLLSTLLIELMIGRYDMSLPMDDVGFWLSLLSAVVVLVVGAIMAAGLGAVLRSTVGAVTTMFGIVLILPILQIIPLDFIENLTPYFPINVMMSAVAPRESGILAGVVSQGDSLSPNTALLVLVIYAAVFVGLGAYSLRKRDA, from the coding sequence ATGAGCACCGCAGTCCACCAGCCGACCTTCGCACGCCTCGTCCGATCCGAGCTGCGCAAGCTGACGAGCCTGCGCTCGACGTGGATCATCTCCGGGCTCGCGATCGCCTTCTACCTCCTCATCTCCTTCTTCGTCGCCCAGGCGGTCGAGTCGATGATCGAGTACATGTCGAGCACCGAGCTGGCCGTCTTCACCAGCTCCTACATGGTGACGAGCCTCTTCCAGATCGCGCTGCTCTTCGGCATCGCCTTCGGGACGATGACGATGACAGCCGAGTACTCGCACAACACGATTCAGATCTCGCTGCTGTCCTCGCGCTCGCGGATGGCGTTCTACGCCGCGAAGATCCTGGTCCTCGCGGGCTTCTGGGCCATCGTCAGCGCCATCGCCCTTCTCCTCTCGACTCTCCTCATTGAGCTCATGATCGGTCGCTACGACATGTCGCTGCCGATGGATGACGTCGGTTTCTGGCTGTCGCTACTCAGTGCAGTCGTCGTTCTCGTCGTGGGTGCCATCATGGCCGCGGGTCTCGGCGCCGTCCTCCGATCGACGGTCGGAGCGGTGACGACGATGTTCGGCATCGTCCTCATCCTGCCGATCCTCCAGATCATCCCCCTCGACTTCATCGAGAACCTCACGCCGTACTTCCCGATCAACGTCATGATGTCGGCCGTCGCACCCCGTGAGAGCGGGATCCTGGCGGGTGTCGTCTCCCAGGGGGATTCCCTGAGTCCGAACACGGCACTCCTCGTTCTCGTCATCTACGCGGCCGTATTCGTCGGCCTCGGTGCCTACTCGCTCCGCAAGAGAGACGCGTAA
- a CDS encoding ABC transporter ATP-binding protein: MITIENLTKMYGKKAATDDLSFTVPAGEVTGFLGPNGSGKSTTMRCIVGLDRPTKGQALIGGRHYSELRSPLETVGALLDAKAFHPARTARQHLTVVADTHGFPTSRIDEILDLTGLSHVANKRVKGFSLGMGQRLGIATAMLGNPEYLLLDEPVNGLDPDGVRWVRDLVKTHAKKGGTVLISSHLMSEMAMTATNLVVIGNGRLIASGPIKQFTETAGHTTVRVAGPDMAAIGETLSQLNPRLDRVDGRDTLIIDGVSAADVGRALHLAGLEIHELSTTHSSLEDVFMELTGNAVEFKAGGER; the protein is encoded by the coding sequence ATGATCACGATTGAAAATCTCACGAAGATGTATGGGAAGAAGGCGGCGACCGACGACCTGTCGTTCACCGTCCCCGCCGGGGAGGTCACCGGATTCCTCGGCCCCAACGGCTCCGGCAAGTCGACGACGATGCGCTGCATTGTCGGCCTTGACCGACCGACGAAGGGTCAGGCCCTCATTGGGGGACGGCACTACAGCGAGCTGAGGAGCCCGCTCGAGACCGTCGGAGCGCTCCTCGACGCGAAGGCGTTCCACCCGGCGCGCACGGCACGTCAGCACCTTACGGTCGTCGCCGACACGCACGGCTTCCCCACCTCTCGCATCGACGAGATCCTCGACCTCACGGGCCTGTCGCACGTGGCGAATAAGCGGGTCAAGGGATTCTCGCTCGGCATGGGCCAGCGTCTCGGCATCGCCACCGCCATGCTCGGCAATCCCGAGTACCTCCTCCTCGACGAGCCGGTCAACGGCCTCGACCCGGACGGTGTCCGGTGGGTCCGTGACCTCGTCAAGACCCATGCGAAGAAGGGCGGGACCGTCCTCATCTCCTCGCACCTCATGTCGGAGATGGCGATGACGGCGACGAACCTCGTCGTCATCGGGAACGGCAGGCTCATCGCCTCCGGGCCGATCAAGCAGTTCACCGAGACGGCCGGCCACACGACCGTGCGCGTCGCGGGGCCGGACATGGCCGCGATCGGGGAGACCCTCAGCCAGCTCAACCCGCGGCTCGACCGCGTCGATGGCCGGGACACCCTCATCATCGACGGGGTAAGCGCCGCCGATGTCGGCCGCGCCCTTCACCTCGCCGGCCTTGAGATCCACGAGCTGTCGACCACCCACTCGTCCCTCGAGGACGTCTTCATGGAGCTCACCGGGAACGCCGTCGAGTTCAAAGCAGGAGGCGAACGATGA
- a CDS encoding heparan-alpha-glucosaminide N-acetyltransferase domain-containing protein, whose product MITAARYAGRIAALDIARGLAILGMFVAHVGPDRGGLPGWLMAVADGRSSILFATLAGVSLAILTGRNVPFGGVDLLQAKIRIFTRAAMLLAISGLLAMMNDIVALILAAYAVWFVLAIPFLRWSPKRLFLAAGASWLIGPLITTYLVFLLDRLGMTSMADSSGLLVEALLTGSYPGLIYMGFVLAGLGIGRLDLSDRTVAATLAPVGASLALIGYGSAFLLTRLGAGPPADDYGYEYTDVGDQGWRTDGMGPEWDPYVEVPDVGHLFGAEPHTGTVFEAVGSGGFAIAVIGLLLLGGPILGRILYPIAAVGSMPLSAYSFHIIAIWLIPAMVFPDSYTPLLWLTLVTLVVCSLWLRLIGRGPLERLLHWTSMRAASISPPEQPAPRHRTPQPSPPTSESPHP is encoded by the coding sequence ATGATCACCGCCGCCCGCTACGCCGGCCGCATTGCCGCCCTCGACATCGCGAGGGGACTCGCCATCCTCGGCATGTTCGTCGCCCACGTTGGTCCGGACCGGGGCGGCCTGCCCGGCTGGCTCATGGCCGTGGCCGACGGCAGGTCCTCCATCCTCTTCGCCACCCTCGCGGGCGTCTCGCTGGCGATCCTGACGGGCAGAAATGTTCCGTTCGGCGGGGTTGACCTGCTTCAGGCGAAGATCCGGATCTTCACCCGGGCGGCGATGCTCCTCGCGATCTCCGGCCTGCTGGCCATGATGAACGACATCGTTGCCCTCATCCTCGCCGCCTACGCCGTCTGGTTCGTCCTCGCGATCCCGTTCCTCCGGTGGTCCCCGAAGCGGCTTTTCCTCGCAGCCGGGGCGAGCTGGCTGATCGGCCCCCTCATCACCACCTACCTCGTCTTCCTTCTCGACAGGCTCGGGATGACATCGATGGCGGACTCGTCGGGCCTCCTCGTAGAGGCACTCCTGACCGGCTCCTACCCTGGGCTCATCTACATGGGATTCGTCCTCGCGGGCCTCGGCATCGGCCGGCTCGACCTGTCGGACAGGACTGTTGCCGCAACGCTCGCGCCGGTCGGGGCGTCACTCGCCCTCATCGGATACGGGTCGGCATTTCTCCTCACACGGCTCGGAGCGGGCCCGCCCGCCGACGACTACGGCTACGAATACACGGATGTCGGCGATCAGGGGTGGCGCACGGACGGGATGGGGCCGGAATGGGATCCGTATGTCGAGGTTCCCGACGTCGGCCACCTCTTCGGAGCCGAGCCGCACACGGGCACCGTGTTCGAGGCCGTCGGCTCGGGCGGCTTCGCCATCGCCGTCATCGGGCTCCTTCTGCTGGGCGGGCCCATCCTCGGCAGGATCCTCTACCCGATTGCAGCGGTGGGCTCGATGCCGCTGTCGGCATACTCATTCCACATCATCGCCATCTGGCTCATCCCCGCCATGGTCTTCCCCGACTCCTACACACCGCTGTTGTGGCTCACGCTCGTCACACTCGTCGTGTGCTCCCTGTGGCTGCGCCTGATCGGTCGCGGGCCGCTCGAGCGGCTGCTCCACTGGACGTCGATGCGGGCGGCGAGCATCAGTCCTCCTGAGCAGCCTGCGCCGCGGCATCGTACTCCGCAGCCCAGTCCTCCCACATCTGAATCTCCTCATCCGTGA
- a CDS encoding sugar O-acetyltransferase, producing MTESFDMRRMLNGELYRYSDEQHGALVEKGQMLIREFNASTDEERKDQILWDLLGSRGEACNLVAPIGFDYGWNTFIGENFFANMDLIILDVCEVRIGDNCFFGPRVSLLTATHPTAPGPRAANLESGVPITIGDNVWLGGGVIVNPGVTIGDNTVIGSGSVVTRDIPAGVIAAGNPCRIIREITDEEIQMWEDWAAEYDAAAQAAQED from the coding sequence ATGACGGAATCATTTGACATGCGGCGGATGCTGAACGGTGAGCTCTATCGGTACAGCGACGAGCAGCATGGAGCGCTGGTCGAGAAGGGCCAGATGCTCATCCGCGAGTTCAACGCATCGACCGATGAGGAGCGGAAGGACCAGATCCTGTGGGACCTCCTCGGGTCCCGCGGCGAGGCGTGCAACCTGGTGGCGCCGATCGGCTTCGACTACGGCTGGAACACGTTCATCGGTGAGAACTTCTTCGCGAACATGGATCTCATCATCCTCGACGTGTGCGAGGTGCGGATCGGGGACAACTGCTTCTTCGGCCCCCGAGTCTCCCTGCTGACGGCCACGCACCCCACTGCGCCCGGGCCGCGGGCGGCCAACCTTGAATCCGGCGTCCCGATCACGATCGGTGACAACGTGTGGCTCGGCGGCGGTGTCATCGTCAACCCCGGAGTCACGATCGGTGACAACACGGTGATCGGTTCCGGCTCGGTTGTGACGAGGGATATTCCCGCCGGCGTCATCGCCGCCGGCAACCCGTGCCGCATCATCCGGGAGATCACGGATGAGGAGATTCAGATGTGGGAGGACTGGGCTGCGGAGTACGATGCCGCGGCGCAGGCTGCTCAGGAGGACTGA
- a CDS encoding aminoacyl-tRNA deacylase, producing the protein MTTPAVSFLQASGKPFRVFETEVDGVDFSSIDIGAFFAEQMGIPGERVYKSLMASAQGQLVMGLVPVTQRISLKSLANAVGKKKATMVPPAEAEELSGSVIGGISPFGLATPMPIVIDQGAFAHPTIAVSGGSRELKVELTPADLVDMLGATIAEIALD; encoded by the coding sequence ATGACCACACCTGCAGTCTCTTTCCTTCAGGCCTCCGGCAAACCCTTCCGCGTTTTCGAAACCGAGGTCGACGGCGTCGACTTCTCCAGCATCGACATCGGCGCCTTCTTCGCTGAACAGATGGGGATTCCCGGGGAGCGTGTCTACAAGTCCCTCATGGCCTCGGCGCAGGGCCAGCTCGTCATGGGGCTCGTGCCCGTCACCCAGAGAATCTCCCTCAAGTCGCTGGCGAACGCCGTCGGTAAGAAGAAGGCGACCATGGTGCCGCCGGCGGAGGCGGAGGAGCTCTCCGGCTCCGTCATCGGCGGAATTTCGCCCTTTGGTCTGGCAACGCCCATGCCGATCGTCATCGATCAGGGCGCCTTCGCCCATCCGACCATTGCTGTGTCCGGCGGCAGCCGCGAGCTGAAGGTCGAGCTGACTCCTGCGGATCTGGTCGACATGCTGGGCGCGACGATCGCCGAGATCGCACTGGACTGA